AATATTAATAAGCCTTGTTTGAATACAGCCATCTGATTGGCTAAAGTCAGGGTTTATATTCTGAACCAAACTCTTGCCCATGTTTGTGATTGTAAGACGTCCATTTAGCCACAGAAAACAATACAGTTATATTAAATTTGGTGGTGAGGGGCTTGATTTATGCATCCCTCAGTGATCCACTTTACCACAGACAACTATTACAACTatttgcagtaatagagcgcgaagccactgcagtgaactgcaataaaactgcttacactaattagtttcagctgtagccgtggccactttggtgttgaacaaggctacttgataaagaccaaaaagtctgcttgtacaaaggcaaaactagctctgtctgaggctggagttgtaaatgagagtttacgattggcaccctgtgttcaagattaagatacaatgtaacattaccatgcactggtccatgtacaaattttttttatttcaacttccccagacaaactgtctgcatgggacatacaatgttgtcgactttgccagctggctacagctgaaactaattagtgtgagcagttttattgcagttcactgcagtggcttcgcgctctattactgaaaagggtATTAAACTAAACTTCAGTTGTGAAAGGGTTGGAAGATATGCCACAGTGAAAAATTTACCTTCCCTAATTTTCCTTTTATCAACAACAATGACATTCTCAAGGTCGATGAGTTTGAGTTGACCGTCCTTGGTGACAGCAAAGTTGTCGTAGATGATATCAGTCATATAGAGCGCATATTCGTCCTCATTGTTTGTAAACTGATGTGCGATAGCAAAGGCCTGGTACGCCAAGTCCACCCTGACAGACCACGGTGCTTCATAATATTCTAGGAGGGATGAGCCGATGTTATCCATGACGATGAAGCGTCCACAGGCTCCCAGGTAGGCGGGGAATGGCCACCCTTCTGATGCAGGAAACATCTGTAGAAAGTCAAAGAAACTTCATGCAACGGACACACAAAGTGCGGGAGAAATTTTCACAAGACACTGACAGGGTAATTTACCATAGCAGAATAAAAATACTTCTGTCTCCCAATACTTTGTTTGTCTCCTCTGGAATTAAATCGCCAACTGTCAATTTGCTtacattgtttttttctcttgtaatttgcaatgtgatCCACGGCACTTGAACTTTCATTTCTTGAGTATACAGAGCATATTAAATCATAAACAGTAGTGGGGGAGAGACACTACCATCTATGGTAAAATAAGCCAAAAGGCAAGAATTTGGGTTCTTTTCAACATGTAGAGGTACACGATGTGCAAACAATAGATTGCTTTTCATTGCAGTGAAAAGCAATCTGTTGTGATATCATACCAGTGAACAAACTTGAAAACAAGTGAGAAAAGAACAAAGCAAAACCAAATACCAGCCagaaggaaaacaaaattttgactttgTGATCCTACAGCGAacacaattcttttgtttgtttgtttacctgTTTTTTAACTTTATAATGTTACAACCATTCATAGTCATGAGAGCGGTAACtggtcgtttcggcaccaagtcgtttcggcccaagtcgtttcggcctcgcAATTTCCGGCCCAAAGTcatttcggcaccgcaacccaagacgtttcggcatccctgtttcgatttgttttcaaagtatttagtaattgacttaccggtcatattcgtaagcgtgacctttgcgttctgaccagtacttttctgtgcatttgtgtgacatttgccgtgctgttttggcaccgctttcaaacatttgccgtgtcggcggctattgctatcgataaacttgtgtcacagatttgaaaatgatatgaagtttttttcttacggtctcttacTATGTTCTCACAAAGTGAAGCATGATTTACATGAATGTTATTTGACACTACTTTTTTAGTGCTTGGATgtgcaacatttttttaatacgctccagcactagttccctcAGATAGCCCTGAGCAGTGCCGAAACGTCCTGGgtcgcggtgccgaaacgacttggggcctgaaatcgGGAGGCCGAACGTCTTGGAAACGTCTAGAGATCATGAGAGCGAGTAATAGGATTATTTATCTAGAGTAATGCATCATTTGTGGTCTTCCTGCGAAGCCAAAAAAAAGCACTCATACACTAATGATATATACAGTGAAACTTGCCTGAGCTAATACTGGTTCTGGATTAAAAGACAAAGCCATCATTaacatcattttctcttctggGGAAACAGATTCCGTGGGATGACCGAGATTCTTCTTGTAGGAAGACCATATTCTGTCCAACAGTCTCTGCGACGGACATCGCACCACATCCGACAAGTCCTTGACGTCGTCTGCCAACACTCCATCTCTCCTATTCAGTTTTGCGAGTTTTGATTTGTATGCAGCGGAGGAGACCTTGCACAACGGTGGCTCCAGTCCAGCGCTTTCACACAGCGCCGCATCGCTTTCTCTCCACTCAGAGTTATGACCAAGGCGTTTGAGGACAACTTCCTTGTCCATATACACGCCCTCGAAGACATTCTTGATGTTAATCAAGTCAAACAAGCGAATTCTTGAGTACGACGTGAACCTTAGGTTTCTGTTATTAATATCCTCGCACAGAGATGTCCCAAAACATGCAGGGCATTTATCAAATCCGTTGAATCTCGGGTCTTCCAAATTAGTTTTCATCAACTGGCTTTGGAGGAAATACTTGACGAACATTTGATAGTAACAGAATGCTCCTATGCAAACCAAGATCATTGCTATGGTCTTTTGCCGCCTTCCCCATCTCATGTTCAAAAACATGTGTACAACTGAAAACGATCTACCGGGTCTCGGACGAAACATTCTGGTTCACGCTGAGTATCCACTTAGCAGGAGAGGCAAACGATAAACCCGACTTCCTTCGACAACCGCCGGCAGACACATTCACTTTCGCCTTGTACTGCTGCACCTGGCGCCGTAACCAAAGGTGTTAATCGAAAGCGTATGACTCCACTTCGGTCGATGACAGTGCTGCTAGGTGCGACAGGTCGGTGAAGTCGTAATCGATGACATTTCCTGAAATGTAGCGTTATAAAGCAATGCTAAAAGTCTGATAATCTTTCCTGTCAAAGTACGATAGTCTGTCTTTGGCtgaaggcagccattttgtcgcGCAATGCTTTATGGGGCGCCTTTTCAACgtcaaaaggtgacaaaaggtcgACACAATGTGACAACATTTAGCGACAAGTAAAACTTGTGCGTAAAAAAACTAATTCTATCCCCATTGTTTGAAACAAGCACCTTTAACGAGCAGGGGTTTTATAAAAAGAAACGCCCGAATGTGTTTCGGGTCTCAATGCATCTGAAGACGAGTTGGTTGTCAGTTTCCATGGCAATATGTCGTCTGCTATACAGCCAGTATCGAAGTCGATGCTCGTAAGATtaatatagggctcagcccttgttgtcgcgccaggggttaagattggcaatgttatttgtattgattcatgataaactgtaattgttactttataaacgtttatatgacaactatgcccagtttccctctgatgaaagcagttcacgtacttacacgacgtcaaaccctgcagcagggcaggtatagattttctgtagcgtgtaaaaattttggacaaaaattggcaatttttacaacgataacagcctattgcgctaaacaagggacgtattatgcaataattatcattgcaatggtaaccgcactgcccaccttccacttgcaagctgaaaactatagcgttccgtctaaaaacttgcaatttttgaatctaattattgccacagggggcgctcttctataattcaatcccagcattctttgcgtatgcccccgttcatatgcacgacagttttctccgtttatctatatcaacgatactttgtatcagcgacaaggtgtataataacatttactaactaataaaagaggtatattttataaaaggcatgttatatcatggtaatttgtttcgtatttgtttatttacgagtactcaaaaaaaaacatggcggcgcccatgaaagaagggtacacttccggttactcgcatagtatattatgaataagcgcatgcgtagtcagtaagccgctggcgcgactatagTCTTATTGGGACAGGGAAACAATCGATTTTAATCAGACTGAATTTTGGTCTGCTGAGTGTCGGAGTCTACGCATGAGCATCCTTTTCCTGACTCTAAGGCCTTTATAGGCCTAGGCCTACTTAGCCTACTTTTTCATCACAAATTTGACACTTCTAAGTTGGGCAAATTCTTCCTCCATCTCACGGATCGGCCTAGCCTAAAGAAAAAAAGCAGTTAAACGGAGGAATGTCCATTTACAATATAGGTAATAGTTAATTAGTAGTCaacgtaattttttttaaatcaaaaatttgcacgtaattttttttaaaccagAAATTTGCAAACGAGGAGTATCCTTTCTTTACTCAAACCCCAATTTGGGGGAACATTTAACTCCAAAAGTACAAACCCATGCGGTTTCAGTTTTAAAGCTCGGGATCACAGCGGATTTTGCGCAGCTGATTCTGTTGTTTAATGAGGATGAATATAATTGAACAATACTAGCGTGATATCAAACTTCAATCAATATTTTGGTGTTTTCTATACCCTAATTCAGGTAATTCctgtttctttcctttttttaaataaacttgTTCTTTTCATTCTTTGAGAATATATCTTCCTAATCTCATACAAACTGCTGTAACATTCCTGAATTAAAGTTGAAAACTTACGGCAACTTTATAGTTTGCTGTAGGCCTACTGCATGTAGTATTGCTTATAGTGGAGTTCATCAAATTCATTATACAAGCATCATCATGTGCACAAATGCCTTACGGAATGAATTGGTGAAGGTTAAAGTTATACCATGCCAAGTCATGTGTTGGCTTCATGTCCTGATCCTGCATGCCATATCACATGGCGTCATGTTATGTCGTGTTCTTGTCATGTCTTTTCTTGTTATGTTATGTCTTGTCATGTTGTGACCTATACCTGTCTCGTCATATCATGTCAAGTAGTCGTAAATTGACTGGGCTCCGAGCATATCATTCACATGGGCTGCGTGTACTCTTAAATCCTTGTTACGAGTCGGATTGGTTTTATTTCGTCTCTAAACTAACTTTACTGATCGGGGTTTTTTTGCGTGATGTTTTCATtaattcagatcttttattggCAAATCTCCTTCCCCTGCAGTTCGCGTTTACTACAGTGACATGGAAAACTTGCCACATGCCTTATCAGTACAATCCATTCAACTAACATTCTActaacgtacactctcttcatacaCTTGAAGAGAGTGTATTAAAGTTAGCAGAGAGTTGTACAGGGCCAcgtaatgatagtgtccttgtagcgtttcttatcAGTCTTATAAAGTCTACACTACGTCTGAAACGACAACGACACAACaattatgttcgttgaattttattggtcaacaataacaacacgacaaataaacataaacaacaatacaaacaacaacaacaacaacaacaacaacaaccagatttctgggtTCCCTGTGCCTGTGCCGTAACGCAGCAAAAGATGAAAACGGTTAAACGAATAGGAGACAGGGAATGACTGAATTAGTTGAAAATCTTTATTGAAAGTAAAACAGAAACTCGAAGCGACTTGTTGGCTCGTCTACGTTTAGAAAAGAATTACAAAGTTTGATTTTCTCTGTAAAGtaaagaaatgaaatttcagATTATAGCCTAATTACGTGCATGGCCACATGATAATTGGTGGACGACACCGGAGATTATTGGGTGCTTCCGTTGTGCTTGACTTACTTAGACTGTTCAGAACATGAAAACTGTTAACGGTTACCATGTAACAAAAGTAACATGGTTATCCACTGTTTATTCTGTACCAGAAATGTTTGCACTACTCTTCATAAATTAATATTGTGCATAAGAAATCAATTAGTGTTAATAGACGAAAGCGATTTTTACAATTGCCTCGTTAATGTTCTCTTTCCCTTTGGCGACATATCGTATTAGTTACTTTTGATTATTCGTCTTTCACTCGTACAAAACATATACAGCGAGGCTCAGTCTAGTCGTTATACGCAGGTAAGCACTCCGACTCGCCATTTtgtacaaacaaaatttattcacCACCATGGTGACAAATGTTATCCCTGCTCCGTTATCGTAACTGGATGATGACAGTGACTGTGTGTGATATACTTTTACACTGTGTGCAAAGCACGACTGATTGGTCAAATAGTTTGAGTTCAACACCAAATCAATTAATCAGTGGCAAAAACTTTGCCAGCGTACACCAAAATACCACTGTATCCGTCAAGATGCAAAGGCCatggacacaaaaaatctgtttACCGAGACAAAGACATCAACGGGTCTGTTATCAGGTTATCGAAGTCACGGTGAAACTTCGTTCGTCGCTTGTGACAGTTTGCCATATCTTTGGATGAAACTGACGAATTGAATATGATAATTAAGTCTTGCGTGGACACCATGAAATTTAAGATTTATTGGCCGTTTTGCTTTGAAAGAATTGTGCCTTATAAAGTCAACACAGGTCAGTATGCTGTACAGTTTGACTACCGTATTTTCACAAAAGGTCTACTTGTGCGTTAATATTAACGCGGTGTAATTGCGTGTGCCggtgttttacaaacacaaagtgagGGAGTGATTCATGGGGTTAACTCAACCAACATCCAAAGGTGGGTTATCGGTTGCGTTAAACATTGACTACTGCACTGAACGCCCTGTCCTTTTACGCATAGCCACAGTGCCCCCATCGAATATTGCTTGCTTGACAGAAACCCAAGATGCAGGGTATAAAGAGAGCTGCTTATGAACTGACGACGAAATCGTCCACACATGGATCGTTATCCATGGTTCTGTATGAACAGAAGGCCTACCATGAAGAGTTGCTGAAGGTGATAACCTTGAGGTCGAACGGTAAGGCAAATTTCGAGTTCTCAGTCGTGGGTCTCGTGATGAAGTGTGCCAACTTGACTTTTCAGTGAAGAACCTGCATGATTCTAAATCAACAACTTAGTTTGTTTAGGACAAACAACAGTATTCTCTTTAATGCAATTAATAATCGGATATCAACAAGTAGCCACTACTTGGATTATGTAACACAGAAGATACAAGATAGGTCTACTTGATGTTGGGTCACGTCACACGGGTAAGACAAGCAGCGGCATTTCGAGTGTTAGAGGTCAAAGAGTGTAATGTCCACCATTTCCACACCCAACCGACTGACTGCGTCATTCCGAATCGTGCTGCTATCCCGAAATCTCCTCCATCCGGAGAGTCACGTTATTCGTTGCTATGGTGACGTTGAAATTCGGCGTG
Above is a window of Ptychodera flava strain L36383 chromosome 19, AS_Pfla_20210202, whole genome shotgun sequence DNA encoding:
- the LOC139119259 gene encoding divergent protein kinase domain 2A-like isoform X2 encodes the protein MFRPRPGRSFSVVHMFLNMRWGRRQKTIAMILVCIGAFCYYQMFVKYFLQSQLMKTNLEDPRFNGFDKCPACFGTSLCEDINNRNLRFTSYSRIRLFDLINIKNVFEGVYMDKEVVLKRLGHNSEWRESDAALCESAGLEPPLCKVSSAAYKSKLAKLNRRDGVLADDVKDLSDVVRCPSQRLLDRIWSSYKKNLGHPTESVSPEEKMMLMMALSFNPEPVLAQMFPASEGWPFPAYLGACGRFIVMDNIGSSLLEYYEAPWSVRVDLAYQAFAIAHQFTNNEDEYALYMTDIIYDNFAVTKDGQLKLIDLENVIVVDKRKIREGKFFTVAYLPTLSQLKFIVIVVCGKVDH
- the LOC139119259 gene encoding divergent protein kinase domain 2A-like isoform X1 — encoded protein: MFRPRPGRSFSVVHMFLNMRWGRRQKTIAMILVCIGAFCYYQMFVKYFLQSQLMKTNLEDPRFNGFDKCPACFGTSLCEDINNRNLRFTSYSRIRLFDLINIKNVFEGVYMDKEVVLKRLGHNSEWRESDAALCESAGLEPPLCKVSSAAYKSKLAKLNRRDGVLADDVKDLSDVVRCPSQRLLDRIWSSYKKNLGHPTESVSPEEKMMLMMALSFNPEPVLAQMFPASEGWPFPAYLGACGRFIVMDNIGSSLLEYYEAPWSVRVDLAYQAFAIAHQFTNNEDEYALYMTDIIYDNFAVTKDGQLKLIDLENVIVVDKRKIREDKPYGWDEKLESAHDDCTDTPNCLSFSTDDLCTHLEADHNYYAVCHGLLGSDVIMHGKPFGLLTNIPSSLKESDELEKLVNECQKPSEKYGRFTTAPQLLALLQRLSNRI